gaaaaattgggcgtgcaaaatgattctgcccctttactttcagtgcagtaaactctctccagaagttcagggaggatctctgaatgatccaatgttgacctaaatgactaatgatgataaatacaatccacctgtgtgtaatcaagtctccgtataaatgcacctgcactgtgatagtctcagaggtccgttaaaagcgcagagagcatcatgaagaacaaggaacacaccaggcaggtccgagatactgttgtgaagaagtttaaagccgaatttggatacaaaaagatttcccaagctttaaacatcccaaggagcactgtgcaagcgataatattgaaattgaagtatcagaccactgcaaatctaccaagacctggccgtccctctaaactttcagctcatacaaggagaagactgatcagagatgcagccaagaggcccatgatcactctggatgaactgcagagatctacagctgaggtgggagactctgtccataggacaacaatcagtcgtatattgcacaaatctggcctttatggaagagtggcaagaagaaagccatttcttaaagatatccataaaaagtgttgtttaaagtttgacacaagccacctgggagacacaccaaacatgtggaagaaggtgctctggtcagatgaaaccaaaattgaactttttggcaacaatgcaaaacgttatgtttggcgtaaaagcaacacagctcatcacactgaacacaccatccccactgtcaaacatggtggtggcagcatcatggtttgggcctgcttttcttcagcagggacagggaagatggttaaaattgatgggaagatggatggagccaaatacaggaccattctggaagaaaacctgatggagtctgcaaaagacctgagactgggacggagatttgtcttccaacgagacaatgatccaaaacataaagcaaaatctacaatggaatggttcaaaaataaacatatccaggtgttagaatggccaagtcaaagtccagacctgaatccaatcgagaatctgtggaaagaactgaaaactgctgttcacaaatgctctccatccaacctcactgagctcgagctgttttgcaaagaggaatgggaaaaaatttcagtctctcgatgtgcaaaactgatagagacataccccaagcgacttacagctgtagtcgcagcaaaaggtggcgctacaaaggattaacttaagggggctgaataattttgcacgcccaatttttcagtttttgatttgttaaaaaaaagtttgaaatatccaataaatgtctttccacttcatgattgtgtcccacttgttgttgattcttcacaaaaaaaacacagtTATAtatttgtttgaagcctgaaatgtgtcaaaaagtcgcaaagttcaagggagccgaatacttttgcaaggcactgtatttgttaATTTGAAATGGATTTTTTTGCATTGGTAAAATGTGTTATGCAAGAAATGGCCGTGGAAAGGCcattatgcgcaaatattgatatatgacttggagtcacgtgatgatatggtgtgtggccctcccactatgactcgggaaCCATGCAGTTTATTGGACTACAGATGAAAAAAacaagtatactgaacaaaaatataaatgcaacaatttcaacgatgcaacaatttcaacgagtTTACAGTTCATAtttgaaatcagtcaatttaaatggaCTTCACAGAAGTTGCAGGGACGCAACCATGGGCCTGAGAGgatataggcccacccactggggagccaggcccagccaatcagaatgaattttccccacaaaagagctttattacagccagaaatactcctcagtttcatcagctgtctgggttgCTAGTCTCAGACTATCCAACAGGTGAAGaagtcggatgtggaggtcctgggctggcgtggttacacgtggtctgcagttgtgaggccggttggacgtactaccaaattctctaaaacgacattgtagagttggcttatggtagagaaattaacataaaattatctggcaacagctctggtggacattcctccagtcagcatgccaattgcatgctccctcaaaacaaacttgagacatctgtggcattgtgttgtgtgtcaaaactgcacattttagtggccttttaattgtccccagcacaaggtgcacttgtgcaATGATCATGcctttttaatcagcttctttctatgccacaactgtcacgtggatggattatcttagcaaaggataaatgctcattaacagggatgtaaacaaatttgtgagagaaataagccttttgtgtgtgtggagggaacGGTTAGAACGCAATTGAGTGATTGAGACACAGAGGGGAAAGTGAATTTAGGGAGATGAACGGTGTGATGCTTGGCTTGGTTTCTTTTTTGTTGTGCCCCGCAAATGCACATGTACAAATTGAACACTAGAGTCGAAGCAAATTCACTTTGTCTTCAAGACAAAATGTAACTTGCCGGTTCAGGTCGCCACAAAGCTCATTCCACCAAATAATTTTACAATATTTGAAAAAAAATGTTATCTTTGGTTAAAGATCGAGATTTGACGGCCATTCGAGTACTCTATTATTCATGCCTATCCCTAAAAGATGGCCCTAAAGGTTGTCTGGTGTAGCTCAAATTATTCTTTATCTGTTCTGTGTATCCCCTTTAGCTGACAGATCATACATCAATAAAGAAGTGCATAGATGAATGTGAGGCAAGGATAGGAATTGGTAAGTGTCAACAACAGCCTGGTTGACGTTTTTAATGATTTAATTTAGCAATGTATCAGGTGTGAGAGTGACATTTTTCTCCACTCTAATTTGCAGGTCTTCATTACAGGAATCCCTATCCAAGACCTGTAAGTGACAGACATCTAAACCAGAACAAATGTTTCTCTTTCAAGAACTATTGTGTCATTTCACTATTGTCTAATGTATTGGTTTTATTTTGGTTCTTTAATTGCAGCTCTACCTGCCTGTAATGGGACTGGCAACCCAGAAAGGAAGGAAGCTGAAAGCACAGCAACGCATGAGGAAGCAGGCCAAGCCGGTTTACTTACAGTCACATGACGAAGACAATTGAGACTAGATTAACTCATGTTGCCAAGGACAGGAAGACCGTCACTGGCTGATCTCAGGAGGATTTGAGTTCATATGACCACTCAGCTGTAGATGACAAAAGTCATTTATATCCAATGTTCATCACGCACATCAATGTTCATCAAGCAAATTTCAATTCGCACTGCAGGATCCAATCCATCATGTCTGTGCAACAGTATACTTTACCGAgtatatgtatgcatgcatttcctgacaaaagcTGTTATGTAAATGTCAGTCTTGTCTGTCCCGTAAGATAGTCAGCCAAAAATATGTATGATATTGTTTTGACTATTTATTCTTTCAATAAATTGAGTTTTGATAAATGCCACTCCTCTGCATTCATGCTTTCAATGAATAAATAAAAAGACAGATGAAATCTGTCAGGTAGAAAAATACTTAGATTCCTCAGTACTTTTCcgatactttttagccagtagttctgaaagtagcgctcacgagccaaaagtggtcccgAAAATGTTGTACTTCACCATCACATCATTGTTCTCTAGCCTCTGTAGCATGCATAAAgagaataaaatcaaataaaactcTGTAGTGTTCATGAGCTGTGCACATGCATGGCTTCACCCCACAACCTCATTGGACAATGCAGTGCCAATCGGACCTTGCGTCCCACTTTTTAACCTTGCAAGCTCATTGGGCATCATTCCACCTGCAAATCAACATTGTCTGTCGTGCTTGGTTCTGGCTAATTCCCTTTGTTGTACAGATTGGTAGAGCAATCAAGCGATTGTGATAATGTAATTTATACAATGGAAAAGTTATAACCTACTTACTGTATGTTTGTATCAAATGACCTATCCTTTAAAGTCATGTAAtgattacagtgccttcagaaagtattcacgcccctttactttttccacattttgttgtgttacagcatgaatttaaaatggattcaattgagatggttttgtcactaaacacaataccccataatgtcaaattcAAATGATGTTTgacattttttacaaattaattcaaaatgaaaagctgaaatgtcttgagtctataagtattcaacccctttgttaatgGCAAGCAGTAAAGATTTGCTGAAcaagttaacagtgcatgtcagatcaaaaaccaggccatgaggtggaaggaattgtccgtagagtactgagacaggattgtgtcaaggcacagacctGGAGAAGGGTAGAAAAACATCTCTACATCATTGAAAGTggccaagaacacagtgtcctccattattcttaaatggaagaagtatggaaccaccaagactcttcctagagctgtccgcccagccaaactgagaaatcgatCGAGAatagccttggtcagggaggtgaccaagaacgcaatgttcactctgacatagctccagagttcatctgtggagatggaagaaccttccagaaagacagccatatctgcagcactccaccaatcaggcccttaTGGTAGgttgaccagacggaagccactcctcgctaaaaggcacatgacaacccccCTGGAGCTTGCCAAAAGttacctaaaggactcagaccatgagaaacaatatgttctggtctgatgaaaccaagattgaaatctttggtcAGAATGACAAGTGTCACGTCttgaggaaacctggaaccatccctacggtgaagcatggtgaagcatggtggtggcagcatcatgctgtggggctgttgttcagcggcagggacttggagactgttttatatcgagggaaagatgaaacctgctccagagcgctcaggacctcagaccaggtcaaaggttcaccttccaaaggataatgaccctaagcacacagccaagacaacgcaggagtggctttgggacaagtctctgaatgtccttgtgtggcccagccagagcccgcacTTGAACCAGATCGAAAATCTCcaaagagacctgaaaatagttgtgcagcgctccccatccaacctgacagagcttgagtggatctgcagcagaggctcctcagaggaagaaGTGGAGGACCATCCCTCAGTGACATTTTCTAAAAGTACAAAAGTGAAACATTAAAGttgtcctttttagataaaactatgtcaccaaataattggtTAAAAtatactgttttgcaatgaaggtctacagtcgtggccaaaagttttgagaatgacacaaatattaatttccacaaagtctgctgcctcagtgtctttagatagttTTGCtggatgttactatggaatgctgaagtataattacaagcatttcataagtgtcaaaggcttgtATTGACAATTATAgaaagttgatgcaaagagtcaatatttgcagtgttgacccttctttttcaagacctctgcaatctgccctggcatgctgtcaattaataTCGGGGCCAAAACCTTGACTGATGTCagtccattcttgcataatcaatgcttggagtttgtcggaatgtgtgggtttttgtttgtccacccgcctatTGAGGATtaaccacaaattctcaatgggattaaaatctggggagtttcctggccatggacccataatatcgatgttttgttccccgagccacttagttatcacttttgccttatggcaaggtgctccatcatgcccggatgccccaaacaatcagatgccccaaacaatcagaaaggggattcatcagagaaaatgactttaccccagtccttagcagtccaatccctgtaccttttgcagaatatcagtctgtccctgatgtttttcctggagagaagtggcttctttgctgcccttcttgacaccaggccatccaaaagtcttcgcctcactgtgcatgcagatgcactcacacctttCTTTTGCCATTCCtcagcaagctctgtactggtggtgccccgatcccacagctgaatcaactttaggagatagTCCTGGTGCTTGCtagactttcttgggcgccctgaagccttgttcacaacaattgaaccactctccttgaagttcttgatgatccgataaatggttgatttgggTGCAattttactggcagcaatatccttgcctgtgaagccctttttgtgcgaggcaatgatgacggcacgtgtttccttgcaggtaaccatggttgacagaggaagaacaatgattccaagcaccacccccCTCCAGCTtgcagtctgttattcaaactcaatcagcatgacagagtgatctccagccttgtcctcgtcaacactcacacctgtgttaacaagagagtcactgacatgtcagctggtccttttttggcagggctgaaatgcagtggaatttttgggggggattcagttcatttgcatgaaaAAGAGCGACTTTGcagttaattgcaattcatctgatcattcttcataacattctggagtatatgcaaattgccattatACAAACTGAGGCACTGTCTGGgctagcaccatggtgtagctggaggacagctagcttccatcctcctctggctacatttacttcaatacaaaacctaggaggctggtaggcctcacccccttccatggacatacatggtaattatgaccccttccggaggacgtcctccaaacAATCAAAGATTTTTCAGtttgaactgacatgttgtccatccaatcatggaagtaggatcagagaatgaacctATTGTGTTGTATTGGGATTGTGCCACAGAGCACTATGGGGGTTATATGTGTTGAGAAGCTTGGTAACATTGTTGGATAGAGATTAAGAGTGATGAGCATTTTTGGGATATTATTCAATTCAAACTAGTTTTTTCAAAAACAGAAGATGGAGGTATATTATAAATAGTTTCCTCGGGATTAGAACTTTATTTTTGTGTCCAGTTAGTGCAATTTATTTACATTTGCCTTGAAATAATTCAATAGCTAGATACCAGCGCGAGTGTGCAGTTTTCTTCGCCAGAATGGTATAATTATAacgacacaaggcgagacccagatgcagacaggaTAATATATGGTTTGAGCTctggtatttattataatccaagggATAGAGTCCAGAGACCAAAACGGTACAGAGCAGCAGGCATGCCtgaggtcaggggcaggcaagggtcaaaaccaggaggatgagaaaaagagagacttggcaaacaagatgaactggcacagacagaaaacacaggtatacagtggggcaaaaaatgtacttattttccaccatcatttgcaaataaattcattaaaaatcctacaatgtgattttctggagggaaaaaaagtataattttgtctgtcatagtgtacctatgatgaaaattacaggcctctcatctttttaagtgggagaacttgcacgattggtggctggctaaatacttttttgccccactgtaaatacccaggggaaaagtggggaagatgggcgacacctggaggtgaAACAGAAGAGACAAGGCCAGGTGAAACAGAAAATGGTGTGACAAGAATGACCAACGCTGCCGAAAATGTTGTGGACTTTTTGTTGAAGAACCCCTTTCATTCTCCGGGGTACACGGAAAAGAATTCAAAGCGAGGGTCGACCTCTGCCTGAGATCAAtttcatgaagaaggatgaaaaggtgagGTCCGTTCAATACCAACTGGTATTAAAtgtaatcaaataaaatgtagttctattggtcacatacacatggttagcagatgttaatccgaccatgcagtaacatctaacaatttcacaactaactaccttttacacacaagtgtaaaggaatgaataagaatatgtacatataaatatatggatgagcgatgtccgaacagcataggcaagatgcagtagatggtacagagtacagtatatacatatgagatgagtaatatagggtatgtaaacattatataaagtggcattgtttgaagtgactagtgatacatttattacaacctattttttattattaaagtggctagagatgagtcagtatgttggcagcagccactca
This genomic window from Oncorhynchus gorbuscha isolate QuinsamMale2020 ecotype Even-year linkage group LG07, OgorEven_v1.0, whole genome shotgun sequence contains:
- the LOC124039905 gene encoding LYR motif-containing protein 1 isoform X1, which encodes MLTKKRTADQMTSATRNQVLSLYMRVFRIARGWQSTLPQETESERQYIVQEAQTLFRQNQQLTDHTSIKKCIDECEARIGIGLHYRNPYPRPLYLPVMGLATQKGRKLKAQQRMRKQAKPVYLQSHDEDN
- the LOC124039905 gene encoding LYR motif-containing protein 1 isoform X2 → MTSATRNQVLSLYMRVFRIARGWQSTLPQETESERQYIVQEAQTLFRQNQQLTDHTSIKKCIDECEARIGIGLHYRNPYPRPLYLPVMGLATQKGRKLKAQQRMRKQAKPVYLQSHDEDN